ttgcgcacccgtacgcataaggcaataaggcagtaaatcgcttgtgcgcaggtgaaggtcagggctcgacatccgtgccggtaactgtattAAGTTTGCAACTTGGTGGTTGGGGCCTTTATTGATGATGCGTTTCTTATCAACGATGTAGTGAGTGCTCTGTGTTGAAAATTATAATCGGTATTGAACATTGATACAAATAATAGACTAGTACCTATGTAATGTAGGAATTGTTTAATGTACACCAATTTAATATCACATTTTCAACTTTCAAaccaatttttgtttattttgaataattggGCAACAAAGTACATTCAGCAGAGAATAAAATTTTAGGATATTCCTAGCGCCATCTAGTGGAAACTTTCACAATCATTAGCACGCTCACTGCACGCAAGTCTTCAAGAAGAACTTCCGTGTAATAAAACCAGATGGCTCTAGTATAACTTATTTGtgattaatttttaaagaattgATTAATAATTCCAGTATCACTGtgctcttttattttattatattttttatacttaaaatacCTTAATTAAAAATGTCATGAAATGAAATGAGGATTATAACGCCATCTACCTACAACGTCTCAAATGTTTATGTAGTGAAAGAAGTTGGGTAGTACAACTAAACACTGTTAGATGGCGCTTTTATCAAAAGTAACTACGAAGACGTGTTCTCTCTTCATTCAAACTTCAGACAATAaaaactagatggcgttgttttgagttttactgattaagttataaaaatgtGAAGCTCGGTGATTCAGAGGCAGTAAAGTATCAATGGccgattttattttacttttatcggTACCCATGTCCATTGAAATGTTCTTcaagatatttgaataatattaaaataccttttttagTACTTATGTAGTTAACATTATACTTTGTTATGTGTAGGaagttaagtaagtacctaattgtgtTTCAGAGCAAATCATGGAAGTTGTAATAACTTAAGTGCTTTAAATTGTTAGTAATTACATAGGATGATTTGTAACAATTAgcaagttaatattttatcttacaTGATATGAGATCATTAGATCTAGATAGTGGTAGGTAATTGATCCATGGCAGCCTCTCATTTATCGACGTCTATTATATCTTACGTGGTAAATACGGAGTGGTATGATTTGATGTTTATGATTTCTAGATTATCTCATGaaagtaattaaatacttaacaaCTTATGTTGAATGTTGAACTTATTGTTGAATAGCTAGTCGGTTTTAGCTTATTTTGCGAATACTTTTTCTGATTTGGTTAGTGATATGTTTTATACTAGGTTCTCTCGTTGGCTATCGAGTAACCATGTACGTACACCAAAATCTTCCTAAGATTCAATGTTTATCTGTTCGTgatattttatgttgaaaacCGTATTCAGAAAATCCgttcagtacctacctaactactTATGTAAACTGTTTTTGAGTTTAAGGCATAAGAGAGCCAgacagcaaaatatttattgttacgATAAAACGTTTCGGATGGAGAATATTCTATGGAATTCTATGAAAAGATAAATTTAATGCCGATGTGCAAAACGGTACCTAGTAGTTACGTAAAATACTACAGCAGAGTTTATTTGCCTCAATCAGAAATCCTCTGATTCAGCATATGCGTCCACAATTGCTCCTGAATATTGAATCCATAATCCTAAACCCCGCGATCGTAGCATTCGCAGTTAATAGTAATGTTCGTCAATATATGAGTCTTTGACTAGCTTCCCATATCTCAAAATAGGTCGAAACGGTGAATCACGGAACTGGATTCCAAAATGTGGTAACGGTGCAATTCCGTCTAGTAGACATTGTCTAAGAACATACCTTACTGTAAATTTGTTAGAGAAAACATCATGAATTTACAAGTTGTAAACAGGTTTGTTTTGAATGATTTATGGCTTAGCATATAGCTCTTTCTTTGTTCCTAGAACCTAGAGCAGTTAACAACTTAACAATCAACCTGATGCATAAGTAAAaagcaattattataattaacttaaCAGCCATAAAATACAACGACGCACAATTACAACATCACAATGTTAAGTTCATTGCCACGAAGACGAACGCAACTACCTCTTAGATCACTCATAGTACCGTAGGCGACCCACTTCGACAGCCTCTTGCAACAAGCTTACAGTCTCAAACGACAGCTCACCGCGACCGAACGCAACATGTTTCTCGAAAGTTTCCTTTTAAACCTCGCGGTTATGGCGATTCTCATAATCGCCCTAACCCTCGACTACGTGACCAAGTTCTTCAGCTACTGGTACGTCCGCCACATACCCTACAAGTCGTCCATCCCATTCTTCGGAGGCGACTACCACAGAGTACTCGGAATTAGGAGCAGTACCGAAGATGTCAACATACTATACAACAAATACCCTAAAGACAAGTATGTCGGAAGACTCAAAAGCAGAATTCCTGACCTGATAGTGAAAGATCCCGACACACTAAAGAGGATGTTGTCAACAGATTTCGCACATTTCCATAGCCGAGGTCTCTGCTTGGACAAATCTCAGGATGTTTGTTTACGAGACAATTTGTTTTATGCCGACGGAGAAAAGTGGACTCTATTGCGTGAGGGTTATGAATCATTGTTGAGTACCATGGACTGTTCGTTGGAGAGTTTGAGTGACTGTTTGCCGGGAACAAATGGTGATGCTAACGTTCAAGAGACGTTGGTAAAGGTATTGGACAAAGTCTTCGAGGATTTACTTCTCGGGAACGCCGGAGGGTCAGTTATAAAGGACCTGAGATCAGCAATACAAAAGCGTTCAGTGACGGAGAGATTTAAGAGCTATTTGAAGGACATTTTTCCTTCTTTGTATGTAATGTTTGGTTTGGTTACAATATTTGGAGAGCCTTCAAACAAAACCAAGAATGAAATCGAACAATCGAAAGTGTTGTCTCAAATCAAGAATATGGTCAATGCTTTTCAATCTGGAGGCAAGGACAAGAAGAAGAAGCCTCACTCTGACGTGGAATTTGCTTACTCAGTTATAGCATCATTCATAACCGAGGGGTACATGCCTTGTTTGACTGCATTAACTGCATTGATTTACGAATTGGCTTTGAATCCTGAAGTTCAAGAGAAATCAAGGAATTCCGTCTCTGTACACAATAGAGACGAGTATTTGGACGTGGCTATAAAAGAGGCATTGAGGCTGCACCCTCCATATTCAATTATTGCGAGACAATGTACGAAGATGAATCACCCAGAAGGTGGTTTCCTAATTGATAGGAAGGTGACAATTAATGTTCCTGTAATGGCTTTGCATAGGGATGAAGAGAACTATGTCAATGCCAATGCATTCAATCCTGATAGATTTTTGGAAGACGAAGGAGCGTCTAAGCATTGTTATGCTTATTTGCCGTTTGGAGCTGGACCTAGAAAATGCATAGGTAAGCTGTATAACTTATTTCCTTATTTCTTTCTCAAGTTCctatgtttttatgtttagaTATCATAGCAGTAATGtgcattgtaattttattcacaCGATCTATGACCTCTACTGTAATGTACAGTTTTCAAAAAAAGCATAAAGAAAACGGTACCCCGTGTCACATTGCTTCAAATAAGCGTGCGtggaaaatgaaattataagaaaatattataatataatttataactacaacgtacaatttttataacattttatattatatgcaTGAATGCACCTTTTGTTTAAAGAGcatgaaattgcaaaaatattaaccgtattgtatattaaatattttaattcatgttAACAGATTTATTTGCTAACGGTACCTAGCAATGCAATTAATGCTAGAATTCTCAGGTCTCAGTTTCTTAGAAaatatgtgtttgttttatttctaagaTACTTATAATACCTAGTGTCTtttagtaattataatttacgtTCTTGAGAATTCTTATATCTAAAACCATtttgttatcattatattttccTTTCGAGCACTTCCATTTTACAAGGCAACTACAAAATGTTACTCAATAATAAGTTACCTAAATTTA
This genomic window from Helicoverpa armigera isolate CAAS_96S chromosome 13, ASM3070526v1, whole genome shotgun sequence contains:
- the LOC110373339 gene encoding cytochrome P450 6B1, encoding MFLESFLLNLAVMAILIIALTLDYVTKFFSYWYVRHIPYKSSIPFFGGDYHRVLGIRSSTEDVNILYNKYPKDKYVGRLKSRIPDLIVKDPDTLKRMLSTDFAHFHSRGLCLDKSQDVCLRDNLFYADGEKWTLLREGYESLLSTMDCSLESLSDCLPGTNGDANVQETLVKVLDKVFEDLLLGNAGGSVIKDLRSAIQKRSVTERFKSYLKDIFPSLYVMFGLVTIFGEPSNKTKNEIEQSKVLSQIKNMVNAFQSGGKDKKKKPHSDVEFAYSVIASFITEGYMPCLTALTALIYELALNPEVQEKSRNSVSVHNRDEYLDVAIKEALRLHPPYSIIARQCTKMNHPEGGFLIDRKVTINVPVMALHRDEENYVNANAFNPDRFLEDEGASKHCYAYLPFGAGPRKCIGEQLALKIIRNVSKAILNKYEIEPCAKTPSQLTMVDHNFGRIVDRDIWLRFKVRA